From Chryseobacterium shandongense, the proteins below share one genomic window:
- a CDS encoding SusC/RagA family TonB-linked outer membrane protein: MTNKGIEAVVTVTPVRNDNFSWDLTWNFARNRNKLVNLYQDLQNYVLTNAPFRAQLVGQVGQAYGSILGTDYVYDANGNRVVDENGFYKASELKSLGSILPDYNMGFRNTLRYKSLSLSFLIDIQQGGKYFSTTHMWGMYSGMLEETALGGNREAGVILDGVKEDGTRNDILLDAPTWGSTYYNTVDAQNVFDASYIKLRDITIGYDLPKSIIGNKIQGIRISAFARNLFAWNLANKGIDPENTSYGSGNIQGLEGGSLPSTRTYGINVNFKF; the protein is encoded by the coding sequence ATGACGAACAAAGGTATTGAAGCTGTAGTAACGGTAACTCCGGTTAGAAATGATAATTTCTCTTGGGATTTAACCTGGAATTTTGCAAGAAATAGAAATAAATTAGTAAATCTTTATCAGGATTTACAAAACTATGTACTTACTAATGCACCTTTCAGAGCGCAGCTTGTTGGTCAGGTAGGTCAGGCATATGGTTCGATTCTTGGAACAGATTATGTGTATGATGCCAACGGCAACAGAGTAGTTGATGAAAACGGTTTTTATAAGGCATCTGAATTAAAATCCTTAGGCTCCATATTGCCAGATTACAATATGGGTTTTAGAAATACATTAAGATATAAATCATTGAGTTTATCATTTCTTATTGATATTCAACAAGGCGGAAAATATTTTTCAACAACTCATATGTGGGGAATGTATTCCGGTATGTTAGAAGAAACCGCCTTAGGTGGTAATAGGGAAGCAGGAGTTATCCTTGACGGTGTTAAAGAAGACGGGACAAGAAATGATATACTTTTGGATGCTCCTACTTGGGGAAGCACCTATTACAATACAGTTGATGCTCAAAATGTATTTGATGCAAGTTATATTAAATTAAGAGACATTACTATTGGATATGATTTGCCAAAATCAATCATCGGAAATAAAATCCAAGGAATTAGAATTTCGGCATTTGCCAGAAATCTCTTTGCATGGAATCTCGCAAATAAAGGGATTGATCCTGAAAATACATCGTATGGTTCAGGGAATATACAGGGGTTAGAGGGAGGATCACTTCCGTCAACACGAACCTATGGGATCAATGTTAACTTTAAATTTTAA
- the yidC gene encoding membrane protein insertase YidC — translation MQQNNGLDKSQIISFAVLCLVLFGFMFYFQNKQSQEEQIKAEQQKTEQVKNAVKPSQANNINPNVTPNAIQTANLSNKELKVEFNSLGGQVSKVELAEYKAYDHKTDKADLPLYLITKNNSNYGFQFKDKTGKVVNTKDLVFSPTLNGNAVTMTANYNGAVIQFIYTLLPKYTLDFKVRTQGLAKITSDNKADFIWDYNVRNLEKGRAQEQSHSEFSYAFNNYEDYDYDGRATMEEEKETLNWIGVKQQFFASVIESKTGFTQSKGNQETIEEGEYLKKLNYEGFVQMTGSELNQDFTWYFMPLDLPLLKSYDKNFDEILPLGWSFIGAMNRYFFIPMYNIIADWGITAGWVIFLMTIIVKLILSPIMYKQHKLSAMMRVIRPEIDEVNAKLKDADPMKKQQATMEVYRKAGVNQMAGCLPALVQIPIFYALFRFFPNFIDLRGQGFWFAKDLTAYDDLIKLPFKVPFLGDHLSVFAIACTIVILIYTIMTSGNMQQPQQEGMPNMKVLMYIFPITFLFFLNTSASGLSWYYFVSNAINIIIILVIKYLILDEKKIHAQIQANKEKPKTEGKFQKRMREMMEKAQEQQKYQEQQKNKKK, via the coding sequence ATGCAACAGAACAACGGACTCGATAAAAGTCAGATTATCAGTTTTGCGGTTTTATGTTTGGTGCTTTTCGGATTTATGTTCTACTTTCAGAACAAACAATCCCAAGAAGAACAGATAAAGGCTGAACAACAAAAAACCGAGCAGGTAAAAAATGCCGTAAAACCATCTCAGGCAAACAATATCAATCCTAATGTAACTCCGAATGCCATTCAGACTGCGAATCTTTCCAACAAAGAACTGAAGGTTGAATTCAACAGTCTTGGAGGGCAGGTTTCTAAGGTGGAACTTGCGGAGTATAAAGCATACGATCATAAAACAGATAAGGCAGATCTTCCGCTTTATCTAATTACAAAAAACAATTCGAACTACGGTTTTCAGTTTAAAGATAAAACAGGAAAAGTCGTTAACACCAAAGATCTTGTTTTTTCGCCTACATTGAATGGAAATGCGGTAACGATGACGGCAAACTATAACGGTGCAGTCATTCAGTTTATCTATACACTGCTTCCGAAATATACGCTTGATTTTAAAGTAAGAACTCAGGGGCTTGCTAAAATTACTTCAGATAATAAAGCCGATTTTATTTGGGATTATAATGTTAGAAACCTTGAAAAAGGTAGAGCTCAGGAGCAGTCTCATTCAGAATTCTCCTATGCTTTTAATAATTATGAAGATTACGATTATGACGGAAGAGCAACGATGGAAGAGGAAAAGGAAACCCTCAACTGGATTGGTGTAAAACAGCAGTTCTTTGCTTCAGTAATCGAATCTAAAACGGGATTTACCCAAAGTAAAGGAAATCAGGAGACTATTGAAGAAGGGGAATACCTGAAAAAATTAAATTATGAAGGTTTTGTCCAAATGACAGGAAGTGAATTGAATCAGGATTTTACCTGGTATTTCATGCCGTTGGATTTACCATTATTAAAATCTTACGATAAAAATTTTGATGAGATTCTTCCATTAGGTTGGTCTTTCATTGGAGCAATGAACCGTTACTTCTTCATTCCGATGTACAATATTATTGCAGATTGGGGAATCACGGCAGGATGGGTAATTTTCCTGATGACCATTATTGTGAAGTTAATCTTGTCGCCAATTATGTACAAACAGCACAAACTAAGTGCGATGATGAGAGTGATTCGTCCTGAAATCGATGAAGTGAATGCCAAACTGAAAGATGCTGACCCGATGAAAAAGCAACAGGCAACAATGGAAGTGTATCGTAAAGCCGGAGTTAATCAGATGGCCGGATGTCTGCCTGCATTGGTGCAAATTCCTATATTCTATGCGTTATTCCGATTCTTCCCGAATTTTATTGATTTAAGAGGGCAGGGATTCTGGTTTGCTAAAGATTTAACGGCTTATGATGATTTGATTAAACTGCCATTTAAAGTTCCATTCCTTGGAGATCACTTGAGTGTTTTCGCAATTGCATGTACCATTGTGATTTTAATTTATACCATCATGACTTCAGGAAATATGCAGCAGCCACAACAGGAAGGAATGCCGAATATGAAAGTATTAATGTATATTTTCCCAATTACTTTCTTATTTTTCCTTAATACTTCTGCATCAGGTCTTTCTTGGTATTACTTTGTATCAAATGCCATTAATATTATCATCATTCTTGTGATTAAATATCTGATTCTGGATGAGAAAAAAATTCATGCGCAGATTCAGGCGAATAAGGAAAAGCCGAAAACTGAAGGGAAATTTCAGAAACGTATGAGAGAGATGATGGAAAAAGCTCAGGAACAGCAAAAGTATCAGGAGCAGCAAAAAAATAAAAAGAAATAA
- a CDS encoding TonB-dependent receptor domain-containing protein translates to MDTQRGAGGRDYGDASFDINPDDIESITVLKGGPAAALYGSRAGNGAIIYTTKSAKKGRTDVQLNTGVAFESIYIRPRLQNQYGGGYSSTLPTATINGQTYNIQEYETDASWGPKYDSNLMYLPWYAFDPEFSNDYLKPVPWVAPKNDVDSFFDTGVTYTNNFSVAKSFGDTNIRLSYTNTNIFGIVPTSKVKKDNFSVNLNTKLSDNLKADAIINYVHTEGFNRPEIGYGDNSVAQKFYQFGQRNLDFNKLKDYKLADGSQRTWNRTAYDDPTPLYSDNPYWTINENTSADSRQRFFGNAGLTYNFNKNFYVVGKVYGDVYSQNISSRVAVGSQAISNFTLQKRNVSEFNYEGRAHYNNNFGDFSLNSFVGFNYRDNKLSWLNGTTVGGLVIPGLYNLNNGVENSLASNYESHAAVKSIFGSVSLGYKDMLFLEATGRNDWYSMLNDSGFYPSVTGSFVFSNVLKADWLSFGKVRAGWSSIAQGTLPYARETYVSFGSPFNGAPQYSNPNTAANPDIKPELKITQEIGLEARFFRNRLGFDVTYYHTKSKDLIIPVPIDPSTGYLFKTIMLVK, encoded by the coding sequence GTGGACACACAGCGAGGTGCCGGGGGGAGAGATTATGGAGATGCATCTTTTGATATTAATCCCGATGATATAGAGAGTATTACTGTATTAAAAGGTGGACCGGCTGCAGCACTATATGGGTCAAGAGCTGGAAACGGAGCTATCATTTATACAACAAAATCCGCTAAAAAAGGGCGTACAGATGTACAGCTAAATACAGGTGTTGCATTTGAGAGCATATATATTAGACCGCGTTTGCAAAATCAATATGGGGGTGGTTATTCTAGTACGCTGCCAACAGCTACAATAAATGGTCAAACTTACAATATTCAAGAATACGAGACAGATGCATCATGGGGACCAAAATATGATTCAAATCTTATGTATCTGCCTTGGTATGCCTTTGATCCAGAATTTTCAAATGATTATTTAAAACCTGTACCTTGGGTTGCACCTAAAAATGATGTAGACTCATTCTTTGACACGGGGGTAACTTACACTAATAATTTTTCTGTAGCAAAATCTTTTGGAGACACCAACATAAGGCTATCATATACCAACACAAATATTTTTGGTATCGTACCAACTTCAAAAGTTAAAAAAGATAATTTTAGTGTCAACTTAAATACTAAACTATCTGATAATTTAAAGGCGGATGCAATTATAAATTATGTTCATACAGAAGGTTTTAATAGGCCTGAGATAGGATACGGAGATAATTCGGTTGCTCAGAAATTTTATCAGTTCGGACAAAGGAATTTAGATTTTAATAAACTTAAAGACTATAAATTGGCAGATGGAAGCCAAAGAACATGGAACAGGACTGCTTATGATGATCCAACTCCATTATACTCAGATAATCCATACTGGACAATAAATGAAAATACATCAGCAGATTCAAGGCAACGTTTTTTTGGAAATGCGGGATTAACTTATAATTTCAATAAAAATTTCTATGTTGTGGGTAAAGTCTACGGAGATGTTTATTCACAGAATATTAGTTCAAGAGTAGCAGTTGGATCTCAGGCAATTTCAAATTTCACTTTACAAAAAAGAAATGTTTCTGAATTTAATTACGAAGGACGGGCTCACTATAACAATAATTTTGGAGATTTTAGTTTAAATTCTTTTGTAGGATTTAACTACAGAGATAACAAACTCAGCTGGCTGAACGGTACAACGGTAGGAGGTCTTGTAATTCCTGGATTGTATAACTTAAACAATGGTGTGGAAAATTCTTTGGCATCAAATTATGAATCACATGCGGCTGTAAAAAGTATATTCGGATCCGTATCTTTAGGATATAAGGATATGTTATTTCTTGAAGCAACCGGAAGAAATGACTGGTACTCTATGTTGAATGATAGCGGCTTCTACCCTTCAGTTACCGGGAGTTTTGTTTTCTCGAATGTATTAAAGGCCGATTGGCTTTCTTTTGGTAAAGTTAGAGCGGGCTGGTCTAGCATTGCTCAGGGAACTCTTCCTTATGCAAGAGAGACGTATGTTAGTTTTGGTTCTCCGTTTAATGGTGCACCGCAATATTCTAATCCAAATACAGCAGCAAATCCGGATATTAAACCAGAGCTTAAAATTACGCAGGAAATAGGTTTGGAAGCGAGATTTTTTAGAAACAGATTAGGCTTTGATGTAACATATTACCATACTAAATCAAAAGATTTAATTATTCCTGTACCAATTGATCCTTCTACTGGGTATTTGTTTAAAACAATTATGCTGGTGAAATGA
- a CDS encoding TonB-dependent receptor plug domain-containing protein translates to MKKLTMGVLASVLSSSFAIAQVQQKSDTVKTQDIEGVVVTALGIKRERKALGYAAQEIKGDLISDAGQTNAVSSLSGNVAGVQVTAPSTMGGSTRITMRGISSLTGENRPLIIVDGVPLIILTLMMWTHSEVPGGEIMEMHLLILIPMI, encoded by the coding sequence ATGAAGAAACTAACAATGGGTGTTCTTGCATCCGTTCTGTCGTCATCTTTTGCCATTGCACAGGTACAGCAAAAAAGTGACACAGTAAAAACGCAGGACATCGAAGGCGTGGTAGTAACCGCACTGGGAATCAAAAGAGAAAGAAAAGCTCTGGGTTATGCGGCACAAGAAATTAAAGGAGATCTAATCTCTGATGCAGGTCAGACGAATGCAGTAAGCTCGCTATCAGGAAATGTTGCTGGTGTTCAGGTAACGGCTCCAAGTACCATGGGAGGATCAACAAGAATTACAATGCGTGGTATTAGTTCTTTAACAGGAGAGAACAGGCCATTAATCATTGTGGACGGTGTGCCACTGATAATTCTAACGTTAATGATGTGGACACACAGCGAGGTGCCGGGGGGAGAGATTATGGAGATGCATCTTTTGATATTAATCCCGATGATATAG
- a CDS encoding CTP synthase, protein MSKKNTKYIFVTGGVTSSLGKGIVSASLGLLLKSRGFNVTIQKLDPYINIDPGTLNPYEHGECYVTEDGAETDLDLGHYERYLDAPTSQNNNVTTGKIYQTVIEKERKGDFLGKTVQVIPHITNEIKRRIKILSKQNYDIIITEIGGTVGDIESLPYIETVRQLKWELGEKNSMVIHLTLLPYLASSGELKTKPSQHSVRQLMESGIMADVLVCRTEHKIPKDQRAKLAQFCNVPLDNVIECKDLETIYEVPMYLQKQNFDDVVLKELDLKSDKDADLKDWKSFLKKFQNPKKSVEIALVGKYVSLQDSYISIAEAFKHAGADLETEVKIRWVYSGELTQENIKETLSGVSGILIAPGFGDRGIEGKVLTAQYARENRIPMLGICLGMQIMTVEFARNVLGYTKANSMEFDTSTEHPVISLMEEQKNVVDKGGTMRLGAWKCALKNGSKLNDIYGTKNITERHRHRYEFNSDYIGEFEKNGFMATGTNPETGLVEALEMPDHPFYVGVQYHPEYKSTVATPHPLFRAFIKACTSK, encoded by the coding sequence ATGAGTAAAAAGAATACTAAGTACATCTTTGTGACAGGAGGTGTAACTTCATCTTTGGGAAAGGGAATCGTTTCAGCTTCTCTTGGACTTCTACTAAAATCACGTGGCTTCAACGTAACCATTCAAAAGCTTGATCCTTATATCAATATCGATCCGGGAACATTGAATCCTTATGAACACGGAGAATGCTATGTAACCGAAGATGGTGCGGAGACGGATCTGGATTTAGGTCATTACGAACGTTATTTGGATGCTCCAACTTCTCAAAATAACAACGTTACCACGGGGAAAATTTATCAGACGGTTATTGAAAAAGAAAGAAAAGGAGATTTCCTTGGAAAAACAGTTCAGGTAATTCCTCATATCACCAACGAAATTAAGCGTAGGATTAAAATTTTATCCAAACAGAACTACGATATCATTATTACCGAAATCGGAGGAACGGTAGGAGATATTGAATCTTTACCTTACATTGAAACAGTTCGCCAGCTGAAATGGGAACTAGGTGAAAAAAATTCCATGGTGATTCACCTTACCTTATTGCCTTATCTGGCTTCCAGCGGAGAGTTGAAAACAAAACCTTCTCAGCATTCTGTTCGTCAGTTGATGGAAAGCGGAATCATGGCAGATGTTTTGGTTTGCAGAACGGAACACAAAATTCCGAAAGACCAGAGAGCAAAACTGGCCCAGTTCTGTAACGTTCCTTTGGATAATGTAATTGAATGTAAAGATTTGGAAACGATCTATGAAGTTCCGATGTATCTTCAGAAGCAAAATTTTGACGATGTGGTTCTTAAAGAATTAGATTTGAAAAGCGATAAAGATGCCGATCTTAAAGACTGGAAATCATTCTTAAAGAAATTCCAGAATCCGAAAAAATCGGTAGAAATTGCGTTGGTTGGAAAATATGTTTCTCTTCAGGATTCATACATTTCCATTGCAGAAGCCTTTAAACATGCCGGGGCAGATCTTGAAACAGAAGTGAAGATCAGATGGGTATACAGTGGAGAATTAACCCAGGAAAATATTAAAGAAACATTATCTGGCGTTTCAGGGATCCTTATCGCTCCTGGATTTGGCGACAGAGGAATTGAAGGAAAGGTTCTTACGGCTCAATATGCAAGAGAAAATAGAATTCCAATGTTGGGAATATGTCTGGGAATGCAGATTATGACGGTTGAATTTGCCAGAAACGTATTGGGATATACAAAAGCCAACTCCATGGAATTTGATACGTCTACGGAGCATCCTGTGATTTCTTTAATGGAAGAACAGAAAAATGTGGTAGACAAAGGCGGAACCATGCGTTTGGGAGCCTGGAAATGTGCTTTGAAAAACGGTTCTAAACTAAATGATATTTACGGGACTAAAAATATTACGGAAAGACATCGTCACAGATATGAGTTTAACAGTGATTATATCGGTGAATTTGAAAAGAACGGCTTCATGGCAACAGGAACAAATCCTGAAACAGGACTGGTTGAAGCTCTTGAAATGCCGGATCATCCTTTCTACGTAGGAGTGCAGTATCACCCGGAATATAAGAGTACGGTAGCAACACCGCATCCTTTATTCAGAGCTTTCATTAAGGCTTGTACGTCCAAATAG
- the argS gene encoding arginine--tRNA ligase, which translates to MNIKNIIEEKLHEIILNVYQLKGIALEVQENKTEFEGDFTIVTFPLVKQLKKNPEAIGVELGQALTEQTDLLESFNVVKGFLNIKVKNQLFIDNFSSLNEKFETIEKKNATVMVEYSSPNTNKPLHLGHIRNNLLGFSVSQILEEAGYDVIKTQIINDRGIHICKSMLAWEKFGNGETPDSTGIKGDKFVGNYYVKFDQEYKLQIAELMAQGISEDQAKKDAPLMKEAQKMLVDWENGDEQVRNLWNEMNSWVYKGFAETYKRLGVDFDQVQYESNTYILGKDLIQEGLDKGVLYQKEDGSVWCDLTDEGLDQKLLLRSDGTSVYMTQDLGTAVQRFKQNDIQKLIYTVGNEQDYHFQVLFKILGKLGYSWADQLYHLSYGMVELPNGKMKSREGTVVDADDLMQEMYNIAKAAAEELGKLENFTAEEKAANYENVGMGALKYFMLKVDPKKKMLFNPEESIDFNGNTGPFIQYTFARIQSLLAKANFEFKEVENVQLNEFEKALVMQLANYKAIVQKAAEVLSPALIANYVYDLVKTYNSFYQSNPIMNQEDEKVKQVRLNLSDLTAKTIKKSLNLLGIETVNRM; encoded by the coding sequence ATGAATATTAAAAATATAATAGAAGAAAAACTTCATGAAATAATCCTTAATGTTTATCAGTTGAAAGGTATTGCTTTAGAAGTTCAGGAAAATAAAACAGAGTTTGAGGGAGACTTCACCATTGTGACATTTCCCCTTGTGAAACAGCTCAAAAAAAATCCGGAAGCTATTGGCGTAGAATTGGGCCAGGCCTTAACAGAACAAACGGATCTTCTGGAAAGCTTCAATGTGGTAAAAGGATTTTTGAATATTAAAGTGAAAAACCAGCTTTTTATAGATAATTTTAGCTCATTGAATGAAAAGTTCGAAACTATAGAAAAGAAAAATGCTACGGTAATGGTCGAATATTCATCACCAAATACTAATAAACCTCTTCATCTTGGGCACATAAGAAACAATCTGCTCGGATTTTCTGTATCTCAGATTCTTGAAGAGGCCGGATATGACGTAATTAAAACACAGATTATTAATGACAGAGGAATCCATATCTGCAAATCAATGCTTGCCTGGGAAAAATTCGGGAACGGGGAAACACCGGATTCTACAGGAATCAAAGGCGATAAATTTGTGGGCAATTATTACGTAAAATTCGATCAGGAGTATAAATTACAAATTGCAGAGCTTATGGCTCAGGGAATCTCCGAAGATCAGGCTAAAAAAGATGCTCCTCTAATGAAAGAAGCACAAAAAATGCTTGTGGACTGGGAAAATGGGGATGAGCAGGTAAGAAACCTATGGAATGAAATGAATTCATGGGTGTATAAAGGTTTTGCTGAAACATACAAAAGACTGGGCGTAGATTTCGATCAGGTTCAGTACGAAAGCAATACCTATATTTTAGGAAAAGATCTTATTCAGGAAGGCCTAGATAAAGGAGTTTTATATCAGAAAGAAGATGGCTCTGTTTGGTGCGATCTTACAGATGAAGGCTTGGATCAGAAATTATTATTACGTTCAGATGGTACATCAGTTTATATGACCCAAGATTTGGGAACTGCGGTGCAACGTTTTAAACAGAACGATATTCAGAAATTAATTTATACGGTTGGAAACGAGCAGGATTATCATTTCCAGGTATTATTTAAAATTTTAGGAAAGCTTGGATATTCGTGGGCAGATCAGCTCTATCATTTATCGTATGGAATGGTTGAGCTTCCGAACGGCAAAATGAAATCCCGTGAAGGAACTGTGGTAGATGCAGATGATCTGATGCAGGAAATGTACAATATTGCAAAAGCAGCTGCGGAAGAACTCGGCAAACTGGAAAATTTTACGGCAGAAGAGAAAGCAGCCAACTACGAAAACGTAGGAATGGGAGCTTTGAAATACTTTATGCTGAAAGTTGATCCCAAAAAGAAAATGCTTTTCAATCCGGAAGAAAGTATCGATTTCAACGGAAATACAGGGCCTTTTATTCAATATACCTTTGCCCGTATCCAATCTTTATTGGCTAAAGCAAATTTTGAATTTAAAGAAGTTGAAAACGTTCAGTTGAATGAATTTGAAAAAGCATTGGTCATGCAGTTGGCCAATTATAAAGCAATCGTTCAAAAAGCGGCAGAGGTATTAAGCCCTGCACTGATCGCCAATTATGTATATGATCTGGTGAAAACCTACAACTCTTTCTATCAGAGTAATCCAATCATGAATCAGGAGGATGAAAAGGTAAAGCAGGTTAGATTAAACCTATCCGATCTTACCGCTAAAACCATAAAGAAATCACTGAACCTTTTGGGAATAGAAACGGTAAACAGAATGTAA
- a CDS encoding SusD/RagB family nutrient-binding outer membrane lipoprotein, translating to MKKIVLILSVFTTALLSNSCSDKFDEIDINPNSTSKPLTYGLFNSANKELTDNTRDEWQSGRMTLPWVQYSAQRAYTEEDRYQYRLTTGASLWSFSYRVAQDYKTIIDLNTDPDTKVQMSAYGPTQNQIAAARIMLSYTFLTLVDSFGDVPYYSYGNQDPDFQALNVNGQLQPKFASQQKIYADILKELKEASEMIDASKVVFTQGDVLFGSGQKLKRFANSLRLRVATRVKNVVPGAPAHITDAIASGVMQSNDDNVGVTYENNLINPSPMYNSFRTRSDFAISKTFVELLKGNVGNFDLDPRLFKFATPTGVNKSLILNGTSPESTDPADFNGMPYGIPSSVAPSQAPSSNFFSKNILKPDYTEILMEYSEVEFLLSEANGWSQANYENGVRASMEKWQVSTADINNYIASLPAASQENVLTQKYVALFMQPYEAWAEYRRTGYPDTLLLPGQTGTLNVPSGGNTTYTFTSLIAGLTDLPNRLFYPTTVQTLNTVNYQAASNAIGGDKMDTKLIWDTN from the coding sequence ATGAAAAAAATAGTTTTAATATTATCTGTTTTTACAACGGCCTTATTATCGAATAGCTGTTCAGATAAGTTTGATGAAATAGATATAAATCCAAACTCAACAAGTAAACCTCTTACTTACGGTTTATTTAATAGTGCCAACAAAGAGTTAACGGATAATACAAGAGATGAATGGCAGTCCGGGAGAATGACATTGCCTTGGGTGCAGTATTCTGCGCAGAGAGCTTATACAGAGGAAGACAGATATCAATACAGGTTAACTACCGGAGCATCATTATGGAGCTTTTCGTATAGAGTTGCCCAGGATTACAAAACAATTATTGATTTGAATACAGATCCAGATACAAAAGTTCAAATGAGTGCTTATGGTCCAACACAAAATCAAATTGCTGCTGCAAGAATTATGTTATCATATACATTCCTTACATTGGTTGATTCTTTTGGAGATGTACCTTATTATTCATATGGAAATCAGGATCCTGATTTTCAAGCTTTAAATGTAAATGGTCAATTACAGCCTAAATTTGCCAGTCAGCAGAAAATTTATGCAGATATTCTGAAAGAGCTAAAAGAAGCTTCTGAAATGATAGATGCAAGCAAGGTTGTTTTTACTCAAGGGGATGTTTTGTTCGGTTCCGGGCAAAAACTTAAAAGATTCGCCAACTCTCTAAGGCTAAGAGTAGCAACAAGGGTGAAAAATGTTGTTCCGGGTGCTCCTGCACATATTACAGATGCTATTGCTTCAGGCGTAATGCAATCTAATGATGATAATGTCGGAGTAACATATGAAAACAACCTGATAAATCCATCTCCAATGTATAATAGTTTTAGAACCAGATCAGATTTTGCGATTTCTAAAACGTTTGTGGAATTGCTAAAAGGTAATGTGGGTAATTTTGATTTAGACCCGAGATTATTTAAGTTTGCTACACCTACAGGTGTTAATAAATCTTTAATTCTTAACGGAACTTCTCCTGAATCAACTGACCCTGCTGATTTCAATGGTATGCCCTATGGAATACCAAGTTCAGTTGCGCCAAGCCAGGCTCCTTCATCAAATTTTTTCAGTAAGAATATCCTAAAGCCTGATTATACCGAAATTTTAATGGAATATTCAGAAGTTGAATTTTTATTAAGTGAAGCAAATGGTTGGTCTCAAGCTAATTATGAGAACGGTGTAAGAGCTTCTATGGAAAAATGGCAGGTAAGTACTGCAGATATCAACAATTATATTGCTTCTTTGCCGGCAGCATCTCAGGAAAATGTTCTTACTCAAAAATATGTAGCATTATTCATGCAGCCTTATGAAGCATGGGCCGAATACAGAAGAACCGGCTATCCGGATACTCTGTTGTTACCAGGACAAACAGGTACGTTAAATGTCCCCTCAGGTGGTAATACTACTTACACTTTCACATCCTTGATAGCAGGGTTAACCGATCTTCCAAATAGGCTATTTTATCCTACAACCGTTCAGACTTTAAATACAGTCAATTATCAGGCTGCTTCAAATGCAATTGGAGGAGACAAAATGGATACAAAATTAATCTGGGATACAAATTAA
- a CDS encoding ribonuclease HII yields the protein MDLLKKWSVFYLEAGCDEVGRGCLSGPVVAAAVILDENFKQNAINDSKKLNFKTRMDLDQYIKDNVKDYAIAELPAGFIDEHNILNASIHAMHQALDRLTIRPELILVDGNRFHPYNFIPHQCIVKGDSKVLSIAAASILAKNYRDKLMIELHDEHPEYGWNTNFGYATKKHQQALIEFGPTKYHRRSFRLDYSTQDECID from the coding sequence ATGGATTTATTGAAAAAGTGGTCGGTTTTTTATTTGGAAGCAGGATGTGATGAAGTCGGCAGAGGCTGTTTAAGTGGTCCTGTCGTTGCAGCAGCTGTTATCCTGGACGAAAACTTTAAACAGAATGCAATTAATGATTCTAAAAAACTGAATTTCAAGACAAGGATGGATCTGGATCAGTATATAAAAGATAATGTGAAAGATTATGCAATCGCTGAACTTCCTGCCGGATTTATAGATGAGCATAACATTCTTAATGCAAGTATCCATGCGATGCATCAGGCTTTAGATCGGCTTACCATACGTCCCGAACTTATACTGGTAGACGGAAACCGGTTTCACCCTTACAATTTTATCCCTCACCAATGCATTGTAAAAGGAGATTCAAAGGTCTTGTCTATTGCTGCAGCTTCTATTTTAGCAAAAAATTACAGAGATAAATTGATGATAGAACTTCATGACGAACATCCTGAATATGGGTGGAATACAAATTTCGGCTATGCAACAAAAAAACACCAACAGGCATTAATAGAATTCGGGCCAACAAAGTATCATAGAAGATCGTTTCGTTTGGATTACAGCACTCAAGACGAGTGTATTGATTAA